A single window of Gemmatimonadales bacterium DNA harbors:
- a CDS encoding molybdopterin-dependent oxidoreductase, protein MERRRFLQVAGAAGIGVAAGCSPVSGERMLPYVNESDELIPGIPEYYASTCRECPAGCGIVVKTREARAIKVEGNPLHPIGHGHLCARGQAALQGLYDPDRVRQPLRRSARGFEPVPWDEAIQAIGMALGVAATSGPERVALVTGADSGTLDAFYDEWLAAFRSRRRLRYEPFAYEPLKEASQLTFGVAAVPEFDFAAARYVLSFGADFLETWLSPVEYARQFAAAHRWQDGAMAKFVAVEPRRGLTGFNADAWIAPKPGSEGLLALGIAAAVVRHGKSELSGAEADRVRGFLARFTTRSVSNATGVAEDVIERVAREFAAARPSLAVAGGVAGQHRAATQTAAAVNLLNYVAGNVGRTVRYHATSPWDRVSRYRDAVAWVAAMRAGSIDVAIVQGPNPAFSLPRSVGFADAFRKVGLKVALASHLDETAELCDYVLPDLTPLEQWGVVEPAAGVRSFVQPAMTPVFDGTRQAADVLLAIAARAGKAVGRGATSARELVAAGVAPGALDRALQHGGEFATAPARAVRLVPDFARLSYQAPAFDGDAAAGLVLVVYPSASLFDGRGANKGWLQELPDAATKIAWQTWVEVNPATAARLGVANGDVVTVTSPHGSVEALVYLYPGVRPDVVAMPVGQGHRAYGRTARGRGANPLELLGADATDASGALAFCSTRVTLAKTGRWQKLATTEGSPRQLGRGIARAVSVAGALAGRVEPGPEATLSDAERAAVAAAAASQRARAEIGIYAKPNPKWEMVIDLSRCTGCQACVTACYAENNIPVVGEEQTLRHRGMAWMRLERYFEGDTSSTDFQVRQIPMLCQQCELAPCEPVCPVYASYHTPDGLNGQVYNRCVGTRYCANNCPYKVRYFNWWDYGREQDPYFAFAEPLNWQLNPDVTVRTKGVMEKCTFCVQRIRFAQNDAKVRKRDLADGDITPACAQTCPADAILFGDAHDPASRVSRRKTDARGYHALDMLNAKPGITYLERVIATEGA, encoded by the coding sequence ATGGAGCGCAGGCGGTTCCTGCAGGTGGCGGGTGCGGCCGGCATCGGGGTGGCCGCCGGCTGCTCGCCCGTGTCCGGCGAGCGCATGCTTCCCTACGTCAACGAGTCGGACGAGTTGATCCCCGGGATCCCGGAGTACTACGCCTCCACCTGCCGGGAGTGCCCGGCGGGCTGCGGCATCGTGGTGAAGACGCGCGAGGCCCGGGCCATCAAGGTGGAGGGCAACCCGCTCCACCCGATCGGCCACGGGCACCTGTGCGCCCGCGGCCAGGCGGCGCTCCAGGGGCTGTACGACCCCGACCGCGTGCGGCAGCCCTTGCGCCGCAGCGCGCGGGGTTTCGAGCCGGTGCCGTGGGACGAGGCGATCCAGGCGATCGGGATGGCGCTGGGCGTGGCGGCCACGTCGGGGCCCGAGCGCGTGGCGCTGGTGACCGGCGCCGACAGCGGCACGCTGGACGCGTTCTACGACGAGTGGCTCGCGGCGTTCCGCTCGCGGCGGCGGCTGCGCTACGAGCCGTTCGCCTACGAGCCGCTGAAGGAGGCCAGCCAGCTCACCTTCGGGGTGGCGGCGGTGCCGGAGTTCGACTTCGCGGCGGCGCGGTACGTGCTCTCCTTCGGCGCCGACTTCCTCGAGACCTGGCTCTCGCCGGTCGAGTACGCGCGCCAGTTCGCCGCGGCGCACCGCTGGCAGGACGGCGCGATGGCGAAGTTCGTCGCCGTGGAGCCGCGGCGCGGCCTCACCGGCTTCAACGCCGACGCGTGGATCGCGCCGAAGCCGGGCAGCGAGGGCCTGCTGGCGCTCGGCATCGCCGCGGCCGTGGTGCGGCACGGCAAGTCGGAGCTGTCCGGAGCCGAGGCCGACCGCGTCCGCGGCTTCCTGGCGCGGTTCACGACCCGGAGCGTGTCCAATGCCACGGGCGTGGCCGAGGACGTGATCGAGCGCGTGGCGCGCGAGTTCGCCGCGGCGCGGCCGAGCCTGGCGGTGGCGGGTGGCGTGGCCGGCCAGCACCGCGCCGCGACCCAGACCGCCGCCGCCGTGAACCTCCTCAACTACGTGGCGGGCAACGTCGGTCGCACCGTGCGCTACCACGCGACCTCCCCGTGGGACCGGGTCTCGCGCTACCGCGACGCGGTCGCCTGGGTGGCCGCGATGCGCGCGGGCTCCATCGACGTGGCGATCGTGCAGGGGCCCAACCCGGCCTTCTCGCTGCCCAGGAGCGTTGGGTTCGCCGACGCCTTCAGGAAGGTCGGCCTCAAGGTCGCGCTGGCGAGCCATCTGGACGAGACGGCGGAGCTGTGCGACTACGTGCTCCCGGACCTCACGCCGCTCGAGCAGTGGGGCGTCGTGGAGCCCGCCGCCGGGGTGCGGAGCTTCGTGCAGCCCGCGATGACGCCGGTCTTCGACGGCACCCGCCAGGCCGCCGACGTGCTGCTGGCGATCGCGGCCAGGGCGGGCAAGGCGGTCGGGCGCGGCGCCACGAGCGCGCGCGAGCTGGTGGCCGCCGGGGTGGCGCCGGGCGCGCTGGACCGCGCGCTGCAGCACGGCGGCGAGTTCGCGACCGCGCCGGCCCGGGCGGTGCGGCTGGTGCCCGACTTCGCGCGGCTGTCCTACCAGGCGCCCGCGTTCGACGGCGACGCGGCCGCGGGGCTGGTGCTGGTGGTCTACCCGTCGGCGTCGCTGTTCGACGGGCGCGGCGCCAACAAGGGCTGGCTCCAGGAGCTGCCCGACGCCGCGACCAAGATCGCCTGGCAGACCTGGGTCGAGGTGAACCCGGCCACGGCGGCACGCCTGGGCGTGGCGAACGGCGACGTGGTGACCGTGACCTCGCCGCACGGCAGCGTCGAGGCTCTGGTCTACCTGTATCCCGGCGTGCGCCCCGACGTGGTCGCGATGCCCGTCGGCCAGGGGCACCGCGCCTACGGGCGCACCGCCCGCGGCCGCGGGGCGAACCCGCTCGAGCTGCTGGGGGCCGACGCGACCGACGCCTCGGGGGCGCTCGCCTTCTGCTCCACGCGCGTGACGCTCGCCAAGACCGGGCGGTGGCAGAAGCTCGCCACCACCGAGGGCAGCCCGCGGCAGCTGGGGCGCGGCATCGCGCGCGCGGTGAGCGTGGCGGGCGCCCTCGCCGGCCGCGTCGAGCCGGGACCCGAAGCCACGCTCAGCGACGCGGAGCGCGCGGCCGTCGCCGCCGCGGCCGCATCGCAGCGCGCCCGCGCCGAGATCGGCATCTACGCCAAGCCCAACCCGAAGTGGGAGATGGTCATCGACCTCTCCCGCTGCACCGGGTGCCAGGCCTGCGTCACCGCCTGCTATGCCGAGAACAACATCCCCGTGGTGGGCGAGGAGCAGACCCTCCGCCACCGCGGGATGGCGTGGATGCGGCTGGAGCGCTACTTCGAGGGCGACACCTCGAGCACCGACTTCCAGGTGCGCCAGATCCCGATGCTGTGCCAGCAGTGCGAGCTGGCGCCGTGCGAGCCGGTGTGCCCGGTCTACGCCTCGTACCACACGCCCGACGGCCTCAACGGCCAGGTCTACAACCGCTGCGTCGGCACGCGCTACTGCGCCAACAACTGCCCGTACAAGGTGCGCTACTTCAACTGGTGGGACTACGGGCGCGAGCAGGATCCGTATTTCGCGTTCGCCGAGCCTTTGAACTGGCAGCTCAACCCCGACGTGACGGTGCGGACCAAGGGCGTGATGGAGAAGTGCACCTTCTGCGTCCAGCGCATCCGGTTCGCGCAGAACGACGCCAAGGTCAGGAAGCGCGACCTCGCGGACGGCGACATCACGCCCGCCTGCGCGCAGACCTGCCCGGCGGACGCGATCCTGTTCGGCGACGCGCACGACCCGGCGAGCCGCGTCAGCCGGCGCAAGACGGACGCACGGGGCTACCACGCGCTCGACATGCTGAACGCCAAGCCGGGCATCACGTACCTCGAGCGCGTGATCGCGACCGAGGGGGCCTAG
- a CDS encoding heparinase II/III family protein: MRSLIVSLDALERRRPELAASPELAALRARLRSELDDIAARPLYIPEAKALLSRWGAACRDDGAELVFDPWSPQGQRCSRCGRVWATDQSHRWWVYWYQLWLAEQCWQLALLGLLDAAPRLEARALEILAGLASRYLTYPNADNALGPSRPFFSTYLESIWVLQVAAAASLLAEHGRLPGDLERELVARLFRPSAETIADYDEPGSNRQAWNAAALYALGAVLDDAGLRERAAHGPAGILATLDGGLRSDGLWYEGENYHWFALRGLAWGAEMLRTAGEADLWTSDAAAAAKFRDGFWAPVRTALPDFTFPARRDSKFGVSLRQRRMAELWELALARTARADLAALLVHVYDPAVAVVEGGRGLVTEVERAEPPTGVRRPDLGWKGLVWAVESLPPAAAPSWPPGSAHLEDTGLAVFRRDAGRTYASLDYGESGGGHGHPDRLNLTLHAGGVPWLVDFGTASYVAPSLGWYRSTLAHNAPLVDGLSQGPAQGVCVGYEERGDYGWVCAQLAEGSAYDGVGLQRTIVVTPGYLLDVVQMASGVGERMLALPWHGWGRVEPHGAGLTFVRDDGTLHVLLAGRQPFQVQLSTAPGPPVGGGDGEDLQFAVVVSSGEEVTLAACVAHQGGVEELECHKGSFVVRLAGGGMHSHAPTEHGWHIDLGRGDPIELGGAREPPEEAVPAAAPAPEARVAAARSLLVREPPALDGTLAGFRVDEPLALDRADQFRRAEEPWAGPEAFSARAWLNHLDSTVFLAVEVTAPEPAFRARGEADPEWDNESPDIHSDGIQVYVEGVSFLGWLVVPDGDDESELKVSAVRGTDASSEMLHGAWAPTERGYRITCAIELPDDVGDFGFDLCVNRFREGRERRVGQLVWSGAGGSRLYLAGDRPLSHRLPLVAARP; the protein is encoded by the coding sequence ATGCGCAGCCTGATCGTCTCGCTGGACGCGCTGGAGCGGCGCCGGCCGGAGCTGGCGGCCTCGCCCGAGCTGGCCGCGTTGCGGGCGCGGCTGCGCTCCGAGCTGGACGACATCGCGGCGCGACCGCTGTACATCCCGGAAGCCAAGGCCCTGCTGTCGCGCTGGGGCGCGGCGTGCCGGGACGACGGCGCGGAGCTGGTCTTCGACCCGTGGTCGCCGCAGGGGCAGCGCTGCTCCCGCTGCGGCCGCGTGTGGGCCACCGACCAGAGCCACCGCTGGTGGGTGTACTGGTACCAGCTGTGGCTGGCGGAGCAGTGCTGGCAGCTGGCGCTGCTCGGCCTCCTCGACGCCGCGCCGCGGCTCGAGGCCCGCGCGCTCGAGATCCTCGCCGGGCTGGCGTCCCGCTACCTGACCTATCCCAACGCCGACAACGCCCTCGGCCCGAGCCGTCCGTTCTTCTCGACCTACCTCGAGTCCATCTGGGTGCTGCAGGTCGCCGCGGCCGCGTCGCTGCTTGCCGAGCACGGCCGGCTGCCCGGCGACCTGGAGCGCGAGCTGGTGGCCCGGCTGTTCCGGCCCTCGGCCGAGACGATCGCCGACTACGACGAGCCGGGCTCCAACCGGCAGGCGTGGAATGCGGCCGCGCTGTACGCGCTCGGCGCCGTGCTGGACGACGCGGGACTCCGCGAGCGCGCGGCGCACGGCCCCGCAGGCATCCTCGCCACGCTCGACGGGGGACTGCGGTCCGACGGCCTGTGGTACGAAGGCGAGAACTACCACTGGTTCGCGCTGCGCGGCCTGGCGTGGGGCGCCGAGATGCTGCGGACGGCGGGCGAGGCGGACCTGTGGACGAGCGACGCGGCGGCGGCGGCCAAGTTCCGCGACGGATTCTGGGCGCCGGTCCGGACCGCCCTGCCGGACTTCACGTTCCCGGCGCGCCGCGACTCCAAGTTCGGCGTCTCGCTCCGCCAGCGCCGCATGGCGGAGCTGTGGGAGCTCGCGCTCGCCCGCACCGCTCGCGCGGACCTCGCGGCGCTGCTGGTCCACGTCTACGACCCGGCGGTGGCGGTCGTCGAGGGCGGCAGGGGCCTGGTGACCGAGGTGGAGCGCGCCGAGCCGCCGACCGGCGTGCGGCGGCCGGACCTGGGTTGGAAGGGCCTGGTGTGGGCGGTGGAGTCGCTGCCGCCCGCCGCCGCGCCCTCGTGGCCGCCCGGCTCGGCGCACCTCGAGGACACCGGGCTGGCGGTCTTCCGGCGGGACGCCGGCCGGACCTACGCCAGCCTCGACTACGGGGAGAGCGGGGGCGGGCACGGGCATCCGGATCGCCTCAACCTCACGCTCCACGCGGGCGGCGTGCCGTGGCTGGTGGACTTCGGCACCGCGTCGTACGTCGCGCCGTCACTCGGGTGGTACCGCTCGACCCTGGCGCACAACGCGCCGCTGGTGGACGGACTGTCGCAGGGGCCGGCGCAGGGCGTGTGCGTGGGCTACGAGGAACGCGGCGACTACGGCTGGGTGTGCGCGCAGCTGGCGGAGGGATCGGCCTACGACGGCGTGGGCCTGCAGCGCACCATCGTGGTGACGCCCGGGTACCTGCTCGACGTCGTCCAGATGGCGAGCGGCGTCGGCGAGCGGATGCTGGCGCTCCCCTGGCACGGGTGGGGCCGCGTGGAGCCGCACGGGGCGGGCCTCACCTTCGTGCGCGACGACGGGACGCTGCATGTCCTGCTCGCGGGGCGGCAGCCCTTCCAGGTGCAGCTCTCGACCGCGCCGGGTCCGCCGGTCGGTGGCGGCGATGGCGAGGACCTCCAGTTCGCGGTCGTGGTCTCCTCCGGCGAGGAGGTGACGCTCGCCGCGTGCGTGGCCCACCAGGGCGGCGTCGAGGAGCTCGAGTGTCACAAGGGATCGTTCGTGGTCCGGCTCGCGGGCGGCGGGATGCACTCGCACGCGCCCACGGAGCACGGCTGGCACATCGACCTGGGGCGCGGGGATCCCATCGAGCTGGGCGGGGCGCGCGAGCCGCCGGAGGAGGCGGTGCCCGCCGCCGCACCGGCGCCGGAGGCGCGGGTCGCCGCGGCGCGGAGCCTCCTGGTGCGGGAGCCCCCGGCGCTCGACGGCACGCTGGCCGGCTTCCGGGTCGACGAGCCGCTGGCGCTCGATCGGGCGGATCAGTTCCGGCGCGCCGAGGAGCCGTGGGCGGGCCCGGAGGCCTTCTCCGCGCGGGCCTGGCTGAACCACCTGGACTCGACGGTATTCCTCGCGGTCGAGGTCACGGCGCCCGAGCCGGCGTTCCGGGCACGCGGTGAGGCGGATCCGGAGTGGGACAACGAAAGCCCCGACATCCACTCGGACGGGATCCAGGTGTACGTCGAAGGCGTGAGCTTCCTCGGCTGGCTGGTGGTGCCCGACGGCGACGACGAGTCGGAGCTGAAGGTGTCGGCGGTGCGCGGCACCGACGCGTCGTCCGAGATGCTGCACGGTGCGTGGGCGCCGACGGAGCGCGGCTACCGGATCACCTGTGCCATCGAGCTGCCGGACGACGTGGGGGACTTCGGCTTCGACCTGTGCGTGAACCGGTTCCGCGAGGGACGGGAGCGGCGGGTCGGTCAGCTGGTGTGGTCGGGTGCGGGCGGCAGCCGCCTCTACCTGGCGGGGGACCGGCCGTTGAGCCACCGGCTGCCGCTGGTGGCGGCGCGGCCGTGA
- the lgt gene encoding prolipoprotein diacylglyceryl transferase codes for MFALTEVARVVLAEIVFPGWNPVAFHLGPLAVRWYGLAYLAGFLAAGALLDKMVRDRFLPLTSAAVSDLVGWLVVGVLLGGRLGYALFYDPAMFARPLDLIKVWEGGLSFHGGLAGVVVASVLFARRRKIAWRRLADALVLAAPVGIFLVRIANFLNGELFGRVAPPGLPWGMRFPTDPAALALSPELARAGSMNWHDAYAALRASGGWAAIAVQVPLRHPSQLYESLLEGAVVGATLWTVYLRRRATLRPGTPAALFLLLYAAARFLIEFTRQPDPQFVTPAHPLGTVLGPLSMGQVLSLLLALGGVVLLLWQARVAPPAAAPPPPSAA; via the coding sequence GTGTTCGCGTTGACCGAGGTGGCTCGAGTGGTCCTGGCCGAGATCGTCTTCCCCGGATGGAATCCCGTCGCGTTCCACCTCGGCCCGCTGGCGGTGCGCTGGTACGGGCTCGCCTATCTCGCCGGCTTCCTCGCCGCCGGCGCCCTGCTCGACAAGATGGTGCGCGACCGGTTCCTGCCGCTCACCTCCGCGGCGGTGAGCGACCTGGTGGGATGGCTCGTGGTGGGGGTGCTGCTCGGCGGGCGCCTGGGCTATGCGCTGTTCTACGATCCGGCCATGTTCGCCCGGCCGCTCGACCTGATCAAGGTGTGGGAGGGCGGTCTGTCGTTTCACGGCGGCCTGGCCGGCGTCGTCGTGGCCTCGGTGCTGTTCGCGCGCCGCCGCAAGATCGCCTGGCGGCGGCTGGCCGACGCCCTGGTGCTGGCGGCGCCGGTCGGGATCTTCCTGGTGCGGATCGCGAACTTCCTCAACGGGGAGCTGTTCGGCCGCGTGGCACCGCCGGGCCTGCCGTGGGGGATGCGGTTCCCAACGGACCCCGCGGCGCTCGCACTCTCGCCGGAGCTGGCGCGTGCCGGAAGCATGAACTGGCACGACGCCTACGCGGCGCTGCGCGCCAGCGGAGGGTGGGCGGCCATCGCGGTGCAGGTGCCGCTGCGCCATCCGTCGCAGCTGTACGAATCCCTGCTCGAAGGCGCCGTGGTGGGCGCGACCCTGTGGACGGTGTACCTGCGCCGCCGCGCGACCCTGCGACCCGGCACGCCGGCGGCGCTGTTCCTGCTGCTCTACGCGGCGGCGCGGTTTCTCATCGAGTTCACCCGCCAGCCGGACCCGCAGTTCGTCACGCCCGCCCACCCGCTCGGCACGGTCCTGGGACCGCTCTCGATGGGCCAGGTACTGAGCCTGCTGCTGGCGCTGGGCGGCGTCGTGCTGCTGCTGTGGCAGGCCAGGGTCGCACCGCCCGCCGCCGCGCCGCCGCCCCCCTCGGCAGCCTGA
- a CDS encoding cytochrome c3 family protein: MTRSTYVIAGGVLLGLTAALAGVSLVRGQGAAARAPADTAFSAIPRSAGAGYTSLDGVRPGGDWPRLGRLKGPVQPIFYRHDVHAGQYRIPCLYCHNNAANSWTVNLPSESTCMGCHLVTSAPDTAGNPNADIAKLRDFYAKGVSIPWVRINKIPEYAHFPHMRHVAAGLACQTCHGNIQQMPRVFPVRNVSNMGWCTNCHMERGVTRDCTACHF; the protein is encoded by the coding sequence ATGACGCGTTCGACCTATGTGATCGCCGGCGGTGTGCTGCTCGGTCTGACCGCAGCACTCGCCGGCGTTTCGTTGGTCAGGGGTCAGGGCGCCGCGGCGCGCGCGCCGGCCGACACGGCGTTCAGCGCGATTCCACGGTCGGCGGGCGCGGGCTACACCAGCCTCGACGGCGTGCGGCCGGGCGGCGACTGGCCCAGACTGGGCCGGCTCAAGGGCCCGGTGCAGCCGATCTTCTACCGGCACGACGTCCACGCCGGCCAGTATCGCATTCCCTGCCTGTACTGCCACAACAACGCGGCCAACTCCTGGACGGTGAACCTGCCGTCGGAGAGCACGTGCATGGGCTGCCACCTCGTGACGTCGGCGCCCGACACGGCGGGGAACCCGAACGCCGACATCGCGAAGCTCCGGGATTTCTACGCCAAGGGCGTCTCGATCCCGTGGGTGCGGATCAACAAGATCCCGGAATACGCGCACTTCCCGCACATGCGCCACGTCGCGGCCGGTCTCGCCTGCCAGACCTGCCACGGCAACATCCAGCAGATGCCGCGCGTGTTCCCGGTGCGCAACGTGAGCAACATGGGCTGGTGCACGAACTGCCACATGGAGCGCGGCGTGACCCGCGACTGCACTGCGTGCCACTTCTAG
- a CDS encoding amidohydrolase family protein, translating into MTRAAAPRPLVDVHAHFLHEGCGRTDWAGRNASRLAAGARIGITVHVASILGSFGHTSPTYFPSPPDVSAGNEAMRAIARAHPGVVLGYVTVNPNYADHAIAEIELGLAAGMVGVKLAASRRASDALLDPIAALAAERGVPVLQHVWQRRVREVPGQEISDALDLAALAARHGAGRFILAHIGGGGDWAHSLRALATVPNVFVDLSGSGVDRGMLELCLECVGAGRLLWGTDLTMDTGLAKLRALEAMNLAGDALEEIRWKTAARLFRLGL; encoded by the coding sequence GTGACCCGGGCGGCGGCGCCGCGGCCGCTGGTGGACGTGCACGCGCACTTCCTCCACGAGGGCTGCGGGCGGACGGACTGGGCCGGGCGGAACGCCAGCCGCCTCGCGGCGGGCGCGCGCATCGGCATCACGGTGCACGTGGCTTCCATCCTGGGCAGCTTCGGGCACACTTCGCCCACGTACTTCCCGTCGCCACCGGACGTGTCGGCCGGGAACGAGGCGATGCGGGCCATCGCGCGCGCCCACCCGGGCGTGGTCCTGGGCTACGTGACGGTGAACCCCAACTACGCGGACCACGCCATCGCCGAGATCGAGCTGGGTCTCGCGGCGGGGATGGTCGGCGTCAAGCTCGCCGCCAGCCGCCGCGCGAGCGATGCGCTGCTGGATCCGATCGCGGCGCTCGCGGCCGAGCGCGGGGTGCCCGTGCTCCAGCACGTCTGGCAGCGCCGCGTGCGGGAGGTGCCGGGCCAGGAAATCTCCGACGCGCTCGATCTCGCGGCGCTCGCGGCGCGCCACGGCGCCGGCCGGTTCATCCTCGCGCACATCGGGGGCGGCGGCGACTGGGCGCACTCGCTGCGCGCCCTCGCCACGGTGCCCAACGTGTTCGTGGATCTCTCGGGCAGCGGCGTGGACCGGGGGATGCTCGAGCTGTGCCTGGAGTGCGTGGGGGCGGGCCGGCTGCTGTGGGGCACGGACCTGACGATGGACACGGGGCTCGCGAAGCTGCGCGCGCTGGAGGCGATGAACCTCGCGGGCGATGCACTGGAGGAGATCCGATGGAAGACCGCGGCGCGGCTCTTCCGCCTGGGCTTGTAG
- a CDS encoding aminotransferase class III-fold pyridoxal phosphate-dependent enzyme, which yields MSDAGDLERRAARAVAGFTSTRSKGPDAMFGGPGGPTHLVRSRGARVETVDGRELLDWTMALGAVALGYAHPRVVEAAARAARDGAVGPLPHRLEVEVAERLCACYPGAGLARWFKTGAEAVQAAVRVARLATGRERVVHVGYHGWLDGPTVGAGVPRGTAAMWATAPFDDLPALGERLTAADAAAAIVVEPVIERAPSPGWLAGVRRLATEHGAVLVFDEIKTAFRLAAGGAARRWDVQPDLAVVGKALANGFPLAALLGRAELMARVRETWISSTLATEFVALAAAGAVLDVWAEIDVAAHLARVGTGIRAALEACAAAGGWTVEGMPEMWFLRFSDPERERRFLLGCVGRGVLLKRGAYDFPSLAHGDAEVEETMRAVRATLPELGP from the coding sequence GTGAGCGACGCCGGCGACCTGGAGCGGCGCGCCGCGAGGGCCGTGGCGGGCTTCACGTCCACCCGCTCCAAGGGCCCCGACGCGATGTTCGGCGGGCCCGGCGGGCCGACGCACCTGGTGCGCTCGCGCGGCGCGCGAGTGGAGACGGTGGACGGCCGCGAGCTGCTGGACTGGACGATGGCCCTCGGCGCGGTCGCCCTGGGCTACGCCCACCCGAGGGTCGTGGAGGCCGCCGCACGCGCGGCCCGCGACGGCGCCGTGGGGCCGCTGCCGCACCGGCTGGAGGTCGAGGTGGCCGAGCGGCTGTGCGCGTGCTATCCCGGGGCCGGGCTGGCGCGCTGGTTCAAGACCGGCGCCGAGGCCGTGCAGGCCGCGGTGCGCGTGGCGCGGCTCGCCACCGGCCGCGAGCGGGTGGTGCATGTCGGCTACCACGGGTGGCTGGACGGACCGACCGTCGGGGCCGGGGTGCCGCGCGGCACCGCGGCGATGTGGGCCACGGCACCGTTCGACGACCTCCCGGCGCTCGGGGAGCGGCTCACCGCGGCCGACGCGGCGGCCGCGATCGTCGTGGAGCCGGTGATCGAGCGCGCGCCGTCGCCGGGGTGGCTCGCGGGAGTGCGCCGCCTGGCGACGGAGCACGGCGCCGTGCTGGTGTTCGACGAGATCAAGACGGCCTTCCGCCTCGCGGCCGGCGGGGCGGCCCGGCGTTGGGACGTCCAGCCGGACCTGGCCGTGGTGGGGAAGGCCCTGGCGAACGGCTTTCCGCTCGCCGCGCTGCTGGGACGTGCCGAGCTGATGGCGCGGGTGCGGGAAACCTGGATCTCCTCGACGCTCGCCACGGAGTTCGTGGCGCTGGCCGCGGCCGGCGCGGTGCTCGACGTATGGGCCGAGATCGACGTGGCGGCCCACCTGGCGCGGGTCGGAACCGGGATCCGGGCGGCGCTGGAGGCCTGCGCCGCGGCGGGAGGGTGGACCGTGGAAGGCATGCCCGAGATGTGGTTCCTGCGGTTTTCCGACCCCGAGCGCGAGCGGCGGTTCCTGCTGGGATGCGTCGGCCGGGGCGTGCTCCTCAAGCGCGGCGCCTACGACTTCCCCAGCCTCGCCCACGGTGACGCCGAGGTGGAGGAGACGATGCGCGCCGTCCGCGCCACGCTGCCGGAGCTGGGTCCGTGA
- a CDS encoding peptide ABC transporter substrate-binding protein — MACVLAAAGCRNVAPPATVFYASGAELQSINPLLTVHPLARQVQRYALFLTLARYDTAMVAQPYLAERWRWSADRRTLELTVRGDVHWHDGAPAGAADVVYTLDAARDSATGYPRRADLACLAGVRAVDARAVRLEFCRPQRGIPDVLTDLAILPAHLLAGVPHAELRHAAFNARPVGDGPFRFVSHTPDQRWVFEANPDFPAALGGPPGLGRLVIVIVDEPATKLAGLVTGELDVAGILPMHAALVRRDPALAVVSYPLLLTYGLVWNTRRAPLDDPRLRRALTLALDRRAMVDAYLYGFGVVADGPVPPWHPLAVPVARVPFDRAAAGALLDSLGWRAGADGRRRRGGRPLAFTVLTVGTADNALEQMIQADLGAVGVGVRIRQLELGAFLARAGGAARDYDALVTGVLGDLSLGYLRGLFDSRLRDEPLQYAQYADAAVDRALDAGDFAAVQRIVARDLPITFLYHAIGLQGINRRVHGVRMDLRGELATLQRWHLDPAARRP; from the coding sequence ATGGCCTGCGTGCTGGCCGCGGCGGGGTGCCGCAACGTCGCCCCGCCGGCGACGGTGTTTTACGCGTCGGGCGCCGAGCTGCAGTCGATCAACCCCCTGCTCACCGTCCACCCGCTCGCCCGGCAGGTCCAGCGCTACGCCTTGTTCCTGACGCTCGCGCGCTACGACACGGCGATGGTGGCGCAGCCGTATCTGGCCGAGCGCTGGCGGTGGAGCGCCGACCGGCGCACGCTGGAGCTGACCGTGCGGGGCGACGTGCACTGGCACGACGGCGCCCCGGCCGGCGCGGCCGACGTCGTGTACACGCTGGACGCGGCGCGCGACAGCGCCACGGGCTACCCGCGCCGCGCGGACCTCGCGTGCCTCGCTGGCGTGCGGGCGGTGGACGCCCGGGCCGTGCGCCTGGAGTTCTGCCGGCCCCAGCGCGGCATTCCGGACGTTCTCACCGACCTCGCGATCCTGCCGGCGCACCTGCTGGCGGGGGTGCCGCACGCCGAGCTGCGGCACGCCGCGTTCAATGCGCGCCCGGTGGGCGACGGCCCGTTCCGGTTCGTGTCGCACACGCCCGACCAGCGCTGGGTGTTCGAGGCGAATCCGGACTTCCCGGCCGCGCTCGGCGGGCCGCCGGGGCTGGGGCGTTTGGTGATCGTGATCGTGGACGAGCCTGCCACCAAGCTCGCGGGCCTGGTGACGGGCGAGCTGGACGTCGCCGGCATCCTGCCGATGCACGCCGCCCTGGTGCGCCGGGATCCGGCGCTGGCCGTGGTGAGCTACCCGCTCCTGCTGACCTACGGCCTGGTGTGGAATACCCGGCGCGCGCCGCTGGACGACCCGCGCCTGCGACGCGCGCTGACGCTCGCGCTCGATCGCCGCGCGATGGTCGACGCCTACCTCTATGGCTTCGGCGTCGTGGCCGACGGACCGGTGCCGCCCTGGCACCCCCTGGCGGTGCCGGTCGCGCGCGTGCCCTTCGACCGCGCGGCGGCGGGCGCGCTGCTGGACTCGCTCGGCTGGCGCGCCGGCGCAGACGGCCGGCGCCGGCGCGGCGGACGGCCGCTGGCGTTCACGGTCCTGACGGTGGGCACCGCGGACAACGCGCTCGAGCAGATGATCCAGGCCGACCTGGGGGCGGTGGGCGTGGGCGTGCGCATCCGGCAGCTGGAGCTGGGCGCGTTCCTGGCGCGGGCGGGCGGAGCCGCCCGCGATTATGATGCTCTCGTGACCGGCGTGCTCGGCGACCTGTCCCTGGGCTACCTGCGCGGCCTGTTCGATTCGCGGCTTCGCGACGAGCCGCTGCAATACGCGCAGTACGCCGATGCGGCCGTCGACCGCGCGCTGGACGCCGGCGATTTCGCGGCGGTGCAGCGCATCGTGGCGCGGGACCTTCCGATCACGTTCCTCTATCACGCCATCGGCCTGCAGGGCATCAACCGCCGCGTGCACGGCGTGCGGATGGACCTGCGGGGCGAGCTGGCCACGCTGCAGCGCTGGCACCTCGATCCCGCCGCGCGGCGTCCGTGA